A region of Candidatus Methylomirabilota bacterium DNA encodes the following proteins:
- a CDS encoding diguanylate cyclase encodes MSPTRILVVEDEAIVAKDIETALHGLGYSVPAVAASGEAAIEKAEALHPDLVLMDIRLKGQIDGVKAAGEISGRLGIPIVYLTAHADQQTLRRAKTTQPLGYILKPFDERDLSAAIELALHRHRAQLTLRSLALVDELSGLYNRRGFFTVARQHVKFARRTKQGFWLLFIDVDRLKQINDVFGHQEGDAALVTTAEILKKTFRESDVLGRLGGDEFVVLAIHASEDSAASMMARLEENLAERNRQRAGGYELALSVGIARFEPESSASIEELLAKADEALYEHKRTKRKRT; translated from the coding sequence ATGAGCCCGACCCGGATTCTCGTCGTGGAGGACGAGGCGATCGTCGCCAAGGACATCGAAACCGCCTTGCACGGCCTGGGTTATTCGGTGCCCGCCGTGGCCGCCTCCGGGGAGGCCGCCATCGAAAAGGCCGAGGCCCTGCATCCCGACCTCGTGCTGATGGACATTCGGCTGAAAGGGCAGATCGACGGCGTCAAGGCCGCCGGTGAGATCAGCGGGCGCCTGGGGATCCCCATCGTGTACCTCACCGCTCACGCGGACCAACAGACCTTACGGCGCGCCAAGACCACGCAGCCGCTCGGCTACATCCTCAAGCCGTTCGACGAACGCGATCTCAGCGCGGCCATCGAGCTGGCGCTGCACCGGCACCGGGCGCAGCTGACCCTGCGCAGCCTCGCGCTGGTCGACGAGCTCTCCGGCCTCTACAACCGGCGCGGGTTCTTCACCGTCGCCCGCCAGCACGTCAAATTCGCTCGCCGGACGAAGCAGGGGTTCTGGCTCCTGTTCATCGACGTGGACCGTCTCAAGCAGATCAACGACGTCTTCGGACACCAGGAAGGCGACGCCGCCCTGGTCACCACCGCCGAGATCCTCAAAAAGACGTTTCGGGAGTCGGACGTGCTGGGACGCCTAGGCGGGGACGAATTCGTCGTGCTGGCCATCCACGCCTCGGAGGACAGCGCGGCCTCGATGATGGCTCGCCTGGAGGAGAATCTCGCCGAGCGCAACCGGCAGCGGGCGGGCGGCTACGAGCTGGCGCTGAGTGTGGGGATCGCGCGGTTCGAGCCGGAGAGCAGCGCCTCCATCGAGGAGCTCCTGGCCAAGGCCGACGAGGCCCTGTACGAGCACAAGCGGACCAAGCGGAAGAGAACCTGA